In Acanthopagrus latus isolate v.2019 chromosome 23, fAcaLat1.1, whole genome shotgun sequence, the genomic window AACTATGAACCAGTTAATTTTAATGAGGCTGAGCACAAACGGGAAGAACTGAACCCTTCACAGTGTGAGAGAAAAGTGCCCAAGCCTTGGATAAGCCTACCTGCTGGAACAACACAATTTGGCAGGTTAACCAGCAAGATGGACAGAAGCCACCCTGTCTTAAGTGTGGCCATTACATCTGGACCCAGGCCGCTAGTgcctgcaggaaacacaaataaacacagtcatACACATTGGAAATGTACCAGTTACGGACGCTAAAGTCTGAAAACGCTACATTTGTCACATCACAGCCCTTTGTTGGTATTTTCGACCAATTAAATAACTATAGTCAGCTGGAAGAATCACCGACATGTGGAGCCATTGCATAGATACATATGCTAGTCTACTGTAACTGCCCTAAATAGCCGACATGCCGACAGTCTGTATGCCAGACACACATCCTGTCAGATGTACTCAAGTGTAACTCAGCTGATAACGAATTAACGGATAGCTGTATATCCTAAaaacagtgagacagcagtCAAAATACTCCATATCAGGAAGAGCAATCAAAACGTTGGCTGTCCAACTTTAATATCCTATATTCTTATAGTAAGCTGTTTTGTTCATAAACATTAGATACCATCAATAGCTCATAACTATGAATTATTTAcctcacagtgacacacacttCTATCCCTGTCGTGCATCCTGAAGCGTTTCAAAACACGGTTGACAGATCAAGTTTTTGTTGTTAAGTTAAAACACTAAGTCAAGCGGACGATCTGGCCCCGCCCAATTTCGGAACTACCAATGACGTGagcgcacgcgcgcgcgcgaACGCAGCACTTCTGTTGAAGAATTTTACACAGATCTCTCACTTCCTGcatcctgacagcagcaggtcaggAACGTGTTTGTCGTGGTTAGAAGgcgttttttttaatataccgAGACAACACATGTGGCTTCTTACCATAACCAAAGTTTTGGAGATAGAGGAGAGCAAAATAGATCGTCCACGGGATAGTACAGCTACTGAGAAGTCAAGCAGTGATTGTAAACTTACTATGAGTTCCTGAAACGTCTTACTCAGAAcgaaactcttttttttaacttgcacATTCCTTCTCCCGCTACGtctacttcttctcctccacaaaGCAGACGTATATAATGTAGATTCTATTGCAATGCAATTATTTGACAGCTGTAGTTTCTTTCGAGATTAggattttacatttaaacatataGATGTATGAAATTGAAGgctttgttaaatattaaaagtggTTTCTAACCTgtttctacatttatttaactaaCTTTATTCACCAGTAACCAGTTTGGAGTTTTttgaaaattacttttgacaCTTAAGTATATTTATGGTCAGATACTTAAAGAGTTTTACTAAAGTGCGATTCCTATGGATAACttgaagtaatattttaacatgatatcttgGCTGTTACCTACTTTTCGCCACACAGGTTAGTATTTCTGCCAGATATTAATGTCCCCACCCCAACTTCGCTGATCGGGAGGTTCATCTCAAAGAGGTGACATCATCCCTCTTTAAATCACAAAGACAAGGGTAAGATCAGTATTTATTTGATCACtaacatgtcacatgtcaccGTGGTGTATGATTTTAGGGAAGTGTggatgaaatacaaaatacgAAAGGCtagtgtgtgttgtatttttggCGAAGTGATGCTACTTTTTAGCCTCTGTAGTTGTGGAAATGTCAATAAAACAATCCAGTGCTTCTTTAACACAATTTTGTATTATGAGTCTGAATATTTAACCCATCTAGCACTTCTTGTGCtatgaaacaaatgcaaaatccCTAATCCACTAATGACTGACAAACAAGATTATtcattctgatttattttgccGTCATTGCAATTCATcttaaagcagaaaaatatatataaataacagCGTGTATGATAGTGGTTGGGAAGGACAAAACAGCTTAGTTCAAGATTGAAAGCTGTTCATTACAAAGTCAAGAATGCATTTTTCAAgagaaaaatatatgtaaacatttttgaaCACATGGAAGCCCTTTCCATACACTTCATAGATACttggaaaaaaacccaacaacaattCAAACAATTAATGTCATAGGTTAACAGAATGACACAGGACATAACATGACCTAAGATCCatgagtttgtgtgtatatttgtgtgtctgtgtaattaTGTGTACAATATATGTCTGCTGGTGACTCTCAGCAAAGGGAGCTGATCTCACTCTTGCTGCAGCCCCATTTGCAGCAGGCATTGGACAGGCCCACCACCACGTCCCGGCCTTTGCGGTCAGCCTTGCGAAGGGCTTCCAGGATCTCTTCTGTGATGAAAGAACGGGCCGGCCTGCTGAACACGCCCTCCTTGTTGTCTGTAGGCGTGAAGCTTAATTCTCTGTTCCTTTGGAGGAGAGTCTCCACCACAGAGTTGTGATTCAAGCCCTCTGAAGAATCTTCCTGACGGGAGCTGAATGGGTCCTCCAAAACATCTAATGCAGTAGAATGGGCAAATACAACATAAGAGAAtgtttgccatgttttttttagtcaaGCACAGATATTGATAATTTATTCAATAGCAGTTTTTATAAGTAAAAAGGTCAGCATAATCTATCCATGATTTCATCTTAAATGAGAATTATAGCTTCTTGATTCCGGCTAAGATTGTCCATACGCCAAACACTGACCAAGCCATATGCCAATCAGCATAAGcatctaataaaaaaataactagtATCTTCTGTCAATCTACTCTTCAAATTATCAGTCGACTTGTCCCTCTATTGAACATATCATTGGCATATGCTTTTGAGTACAATTACACAGTCACAATAGAGCAGAAGATGTATAAAGACATCAAGGACACTCAATTCATTTACACTGATCCAGAGAAGAAAATACTTATCATAGCATTAGAAATTGAGGGAAGAAAGTTGATTTCAcataataaatagaaaataaaatagctAAAGTCAACATATGAAACAGTAATAGTGACAACGTAGCGCCTTCAGCCTCTCACCTGCACTGATTGACCGTCTCCATCGTGACCCCCCGCAAGTGAAGATGACTGCACGGATGAACTCACGACCACACAGCTTCACCCCATATGTTGGGTCATCCATGGGCTGAACCCCAGCCACCAGCAGACACATAGCCAGCATCACAGCTTTCCACATGGTACCCAGAGAAAATAAAGCTCAACTGAAATGGTTGAAATGATAGGCGATTTCTTTGCTTTGAGCAGTTCTGAGCTTTCTGTCACCCTGTTTGCAATGGCTATGACTTTCTGGGTGACCCAGGCGTGGTTTATAAAGGGGATTCGAGCTCTGCATGTAGACGTGCAAACTGCGCATGCAGGCCTTTTCCGGAAGAGGAAAAGATTCAATGGAGAGATACAGTCAGAGACCTTTATGGAGACAAAAAGCGGACCAAAGGTGGCATAATTACCAAATATGTCAGAAGCCTCAATGTTATAATTGTGGTTCAACATGAGCATCAGATCCAACTCACATTTAACACGTAAAAAATCCTAGAAGCTATGAGACTATGTGGCATCATGAAGTTATAGCATACTGGTCAGTTATAACTTTGTTTCTATTTATGTGTCTTCCACAGGGCTCAGAAAGTTCCTTTGCTATATTACAGCATATCATGGTGTTCTGTGCCCTACTAGTACCAGATTGTTGTGTACAATACATAGATATTCGAAAAGATCAATAGtcaaataaatcaaagcaagaaacacattcagaaaatgaTTATAATTGAGAGGAAGCTTTAGGTTGGTGGGTGATTTCAACAAATAAGACAGGGTTACTTAACACATAGAGCAACAGCTGAGGTCTGAAAAGAGAAAGGTGAATTTAAtgaatgattgtttttttatttttaagaaaaagtgGGGGAGTAATATAGTAATAGTGACATTGCCTGAACACACGAAGTTAACCTTTCCGGCCTCAATACGCATGTTGCCATGAATTCCTCTGATAAGATTTTAGACCTGCTGGCACCGCTACAGCGACATATTTAGGTCATTGTGGCTGATATCATAATTATTTACCCTCTATTACAGCCATGTGTATAATTTTCCCATTCTCTTGAGAGCCACATATATTTTCATCTCTTTGCCAAAAGGTGAATTGGGGGAACTGAGACAAAACCAGTGACATTTTCCGAGTCAGATAACAGAGAAGTCTTATTATGAGCcgaacaaaaataaaacacatttttatctgtGTCTAGTCAAAGGTCGCTCATTTATGGATTTACAATGGAGATGGTGAATTTGTAATTAACGTGGTgataaaaaagcaaacaaaatgacattttagcAGGGTGTCCACCCTGACATTCATTAACACAGTATCACAGAAGTGACCTGTGGATGTCACAGGAGCAATATGAAAATCCAACAGCCTACTTTTTAGGAACATGTGGTGTAATTAAAATTGCACACAGTAGATAAGTTCAtataatttatttcataacaGCGTGTTGTCATTTATATGTTCTGTTGTATGACGACCAGATATGCCTGATAAATATGGACACAGGGAAAGAAAATTGTGAAGTGGCTATCTAGGGCTAGCAGGAGCTGGTAACTGTGCTGTTCACACTTTTTATAACATGTAATaagaattatttaaaatatatattaagtACATAGACTTAGTTGAACACAAGCTGTCACTACAATCAAGTCACTGTTCATTATTTGCCAGACAAGTCAAACTGCTAGACCTCAAGTCCATTCACTGAAAGAGCTTGGTGTCAAAAAATCCAGATAAACCTGACAGGTGAACCAtccatcaacaaaaacaagtgttttttgttttttcaaattgcCCATGTCACACCATGCAAAATTAACAACTTTAAGCAACAGAGGTAACCGCAGAAGGTGAGAAGAAtagacatgaaaaaaacataaatacaaataaatataaagggGAAAAGGATAACATTTACAGCATTATTTGACATTAGTCAATTTATGAGTCAACATTCAGCACAAAGCTCATGAGCAAATCAAGTGTCTCTTGTTTTATCCAGTTAATCACAACCCAAAGAGATCAACACATAGCTAGGAAAGGAGCTATCTGCATGAcaacacattctgatttttGAGTTTAGTTAGTTTTGAACGATGACAAATTGTTTCTCCTTGTGTGAGTTAAAGAatgcagacagagtgagacTCACAGCTCCAAGGGTCCTAAAGCAGTTTTTcagttgtgtgagtgtgaaagtTTAGCCATCATAAAGTACTAAACCTGAGGTTGGCCTGCACGCCAAATGGTGGGAGATGCCCAAACGTTTATGTTCCGTAGAAGAATAAAGGTGTCAGTTTGGGGAGAAGACCTTAAGTTGATGAGTTATGGAGATGAGcagggagacaggtcaactcctctttttGTCTATTGgctaatttaccaaagtgaccaattagaagaagtGGGCATGTACGGGAaaagggactctaaaaacccttgcacaggaagagaagagaggggtggcatttggtagaattcctgAAATCGAAGGCGGTgggagttctgatagggcagagggcaaagcgtTTGGCATTACATTGCTTTAGATTTGAGAACTCCAGATGTGTGGCCACACTGTTCGGACGCTGGGCTACTTGAAGTCTGTTTCcataaagattgctctatcattccatAGAACATAGAAATGTTTCTCTAATATGTAATGTGAAGGGGCTTGTCAGAGTCCAACAGAGTGAAAAGCTCTGTTACAAGGATGGTGAGAAACAACGTTCCACAAGGAGCACAAATGGGTAGTAGACAGAGCTGCTATGACACTTTTGACAAGCACTAAGATTAACCTATGACTTTCATTGGCACATCATCCGCCTAGTAGTAAAAAGTTGATGTCAGTGATAGACAGGGATGTCCCTCAAATGGGCGTGGGGGGCTTTGTAGCGAACGTTTTCTATACCTGTGCCTTTAAGATAATTTGACAGaactcagccaatcagagcaaggaagggggagggaagggagcTGGTGGGTAGCAACAGTTGCCCTGGTGAGGACGAAGCGCCATAGCCGCGGTAGCCCTGGCGACAAGAGCCCAGCAACaagaatcaacaacaacaacaactgaatcCGCCATAAAATTAAAAGAAGATATTTTACCAGTGGGAAATACACACGTGGAACCAGAGGTGAACCTCTTTACATATAGGAAATATTTTGCGTCCAATTATGCTGAATTGTGCTGTTGCTCTTTTCCCTTGTTGTTTCAGTAGCCATAACAGGCAACTGCCTTCCAGTGTTAGCTGAGATTAGCCTGCAAGCTAGCCGTCGTGCTGATAATCAGTCGGGTCCGTTTCTTGAACGGAGTACTTTGTGACCGCAGCTCATCCCTGTGTCAGTGAATTGTGCCTGCCGTGACGACGCAGCCACAGGCGCGTACTCAAGCAGGCCGTTGTTATGGCGATGTCAAATGCAAAAGGTACAAAATGGCGGTTGTTGTAGAGACCAGTTAGCTTGCTGCCTGTGTTTCCCTGCTAGACAGCTAGCATTGGTGCTGTCACGACAGGCGCGTGCTTGTTACCACTTACAGCTAACGGAACCAGCAACGGTCACTCGTGTGTTCTTAACGatattttggtgcattttgtGGCAGTTGAGcacattatgtttttatgtagGAGCCGGCTCAACGGAAAACCAACTCCCTGAGTACATTATGTGATCCTTCCAAAAGGGAGACCAAATTAAGGTAGTCAAATCAAAAGTGGGAATCTATAGACAGGTTTTGGGATGGTGTTGAGGCAGGGGTGGAGGTGAAATTGTCCCCACGATAACGGAAAGTTGAAGAAACTGGGGCAGGTGGCGGACATTTAACATCTGATGGGCGTGGCGAAGGAGGGCGTTTTGCAGGTGCTTGGCAAGTCCGGAGTTCACTGTAACGTGTGTTTGTTAACTGATTTGCAATTTAGCGAGGCTATAGATATGTTTTACGATTAGTTTTGGCCTGTTTACTTAATTTTTTGACCAATTTACGCAAGGATTACACTTCAATCTTCACGTGTGATTTAATTCACAGATGTGACGCTAGATCACAAACCCTTCCATCTGCCCTATCATTTCCAGTCAGTTTAACAAATGATGAACGAAGATATAAAGTGTTAATAAGCTAAGATCTAGGATTTTAACTATGAAAATGTTTCGAATGACAAAAAGGATAGGGAGCACATTTAATCTCCTggtaattgtgtgtgtgacataaaGTATAACAACAGCCCACATTGCAATATTAATGCTGTGTGATAAGGGATTCTCCCTACTTGTGCAGCCGGTATAACTGTAAATGTGAGTAGCAGTGGGCTGTATGATCACATTACAGGTAATGAGACACCGAAAGGCTTGTTCCCGTCAATGCTCCTCCCCCACATCTCCACATTTGCTGCACCACCAACAGGTCAGCCAGAGTACTTTCAGAAAAAGCCCTcttatttaaatatttgcatcaaggaaacaaatgagaatGTCGATAAATTTGCAGTTTCTGCAGGTTGCAAATCTGAGATCTGATATAGATTTCATAGTGATCAGGCCAGTATCTGGTGGTGAACTCtctattcagcattttttttcccaacactTTTAAGAGATCATGAAGGAAACATAATTTGCCTCATGTCCAAGTTTTGCTGATGTCATTGTGGTTGGACCCTCTGCTTCAAAATATTAATGAATTACCTCTAATAATAGTTACTTATTGTAAAAGTAATAACTGACTAGAATCTATGATTTATCATGTTTCGATCTGCTACATACTACAAAATGGGGATTGTATCACTCTTACCTTTAAAACTCTGACTAAATCTCACACCCCTGCCCTGTTTCTACATGGATGATTATACAGTGGCTTCAAAGAACAGTTGATATTAGGCTATTCTAACCAAATGGAACATGGAAACAAATATCTCCAGGCTTTATCCCTGGTTGACCAACACAGAGTGTCCCTAATATGTATTAGTAATGCATAACCagttacttttttatttttctcagggTGATTCCCAGCTCTTGTTATGGCCACCTCAGGCTATGTAGGCGAGATCCAGCCGACAGCCCAACCCCAGGGGGCTGGTGTGACTGTCACACAGGGGCAACCTGATGCCAGCTCCACACCTCCAACTGCTCCTCAGTTTCTGGCTGAGATCCAGACTACTGTGGTCACTCCCACTGTTGTCACACCCACAGGCCAAACTACTCCCACCGATCAAGCCACCTCCATCACAGCGCAGAAGCCCGTAGCTGGTAATCAGACTCAGTCTG contains:
- the rln3a gene encoding relaxin-3a — translated: MWKAVMLAMCLLVAGVQPMDDPTYGVKLCGREFIRAVIFTCGGSRWRRSISADVLEDPFSSRQEDSSEGLNHNSVVETLLQRNRELSFTPTDNKEGVFSRPARSFITEEILEALRKADRKGRDVVVGLSNACCKWGCSKSEISSLC